The Arabidopsis thaliana chromosome 5, partial sequence genomic interval CAGATACTCAGATTACTGAAGGAAATCATTTTCGACATCAAATTAAATAGCAAAAACATACCTTTACTAGGCTGCAAAGGGGAATTACTGAATCCAGAGTCATGAACAATctgtaaaagaaaagttaaaaccaaaaGTCAAATGTCAACATTTCCAAGTGCACACAAACGATTACTAAAAATAATCAGAGAGGTTCTTTACCTCCATCTCACAAGGTTCGCTCTTTTCCAtggatttctttttctccctTAAATAGTCATCCAGGAGTTTCCGAACCATGAACAAGATTTCATCAGAAAGCGCTTCTATATCTATCTCAATCTCACCTTCTCCAGATTGACCATCACTGCCACTTTGCTCTCTCAGGAGATCAGCAATCTTTTGAGGGAAATCTTCTTCTAATGCCATCAGATCTTGgcctaattttttcttctcaccaTCTGTCATGACCAACTTAGCAGGTTCCACCCTCAGCTTGTTATCGTTCATTGCAGCTTCCTTCTTTCTCATCGGTGCTACTTCGAAAGGGATTTCAGACTCCAGAGAAGCAGAACTGGTTAGGGGAATAACTGGTGGTTTAGACATaggtatttttttctctatactTTTCCATCCCgattcaaaatatttactgATACCCTGAGCCATAGTATGGAACTGATTTCCTGGTGGATTGTAAGCTatagaatttgaaaatgtaaGACGCACATCTGCTGCAAAGTCCAAAGGACTAGAGTATTCACCTTTACACAGCCTGCTTCGTATCGTTCCAAGATCCATTGGATGTTTAATCACATTAAAATAGTCTGGAATATTCAACATCACTGGATCAACTGGAGTACGAAATGGCCACCCCGACTTATGTGACCATAAACGATTGAGTAACGTCTCACACTCCTTCATCACTGAAGCAACAGTATAACTTGTTGGGACATTTAATCGAGATGGACCTTTCTTATTCCGCTGCTTATCACTGCGCACAGGAGGGCGCTTTTTGCCCTGTGACCCAACAAATGTAGCAAAGTTTTCTGGTGGCGGCCTCCTAGGCCCATCACTGCAGCTATGATCATTGTATGGCGACAACAGAACAGTGTCTGAACTGAAAGATGCAATCTTCTTACTAAGGTCCCTGACCTGTTGAAGCTCCATCTTCAACTTGTGAACTAAATTCTTTCTCTCAGACCTCGACATCTTTGACAGAGACAAAACCTCTTTAGAAACGCCATTGTTATCTCCATTCAAACCAAAACGTCTCCTTTTCAGTGGAGGAGACGCCTCAGAATTCATCCTCTCTGAGTAAACAAATTCATCAGGCTCAACAGCTTGCATGTAATCAGGAACAAAGCCTGATGGTCTCCCTCTAGAGTGTTTCCGCGCTTTACCCATCGTTTGCTATAAACCAGAAACCCAACAGTTCATTCGCTTTTCAGAGTTAATCGTCTTCACACCATCAAATTagaatataaaacaaactaaaaaaaaaaatcaagcaaGTAATGCTTTTATGCCTTTGCTCCAAAAATCTTGCAGATATCTTCAACAATGAATCTATAGACACCATTCATCGTTATCGAGCCAAAACACAATTCCCCGAAAAAATATCACAAGAATGCGATTACCAAATCAATCCGATGATGAATTCCTATGAATTGCACGTTGACTTACCAAACTGAGAATCCCAATTGGTCTaagcttcttgcttctccctcaggtcaaaatcaaatcaaattcaccGAAGAAGTATCTTCCTCAACGGCAATTGGCAAAAAAGCTAAtcgaaaccctagaaaaacCCTCGACTGAGTCAAAAAAAAGGTACCAAAATCGATTTGGAAAACCCTAGATCGAGAGCTTCTGGATATCTTTTCGAatggaaaactaaaaaaaaattcgaaaaaacGAAAGAGgtgagaggagagagagagacttacGAAGAATAACGAACAATTTGCTTCTCTACTTATAGATCCGAAGAGATGAGCAGCCCGCCGCCTTTAATCGAATCTAAGCCGTTAAATTCCAGCCAACCAAATCTAGACGGCTACAATTATCCTTTCGATATGTACCGTCGATATTTAGATCTAACGGCTGTGAAGGCTACGGTGCAATCTAGTGAATCTGGATCTCTAattgttttgagaaaagaTCTTGGAGCGCGTGAGTATTAATACTCCAAATCGCAAGAATTAATAGATTACACGTGTTACTATAGCGCGTGTAATAGACGCGGATACCGACCGACATTGTCTCCActattttgactattttatCCACTAAACGCGCCCTGTAAATAGCGCGATTGAATTACACGT includes:
- the NPX1 gene encoding nuclear protein X1 (nuclear protein X1 (NPX1); FUNCTIONS IN: protein binding, transcription repressor activity; INVOLVED IN: response to abscisic acid stimulus; LOCATED IN: nucleus; EXPRESSED IN: 24 plant structures; EXPRESSED DURING: 14 growth stages; CONTAINS InterPro DOMAIN/s: Bromodomain (InterPro:IPR001487); BEST Arabidopsis thaliana protein match is: bromodomain and extraterminal domain protein 9 (TAIR:AT5G14270.2); Has 5825 Blast hits to 4645 proteins in 254 species: Archae - 0; Bacteria - 2; Metazoa - 3479; Fungi - 996; Plants - 604; Viruses - 2; Other Eukaryotes - 742 (source: NCBI BLink).); protein product: MGKARKHSRGRPSGFVPDYMQAVEPDEFVYSERMNSEASPPLKRRRFGLNGDNNGVSKEVLSLSKMSRSERKNLVHKLKMELQQVRDLSKKIASFSSDTVLLSPYNDHSCSDGPRRPPPENFATFVGSQGKKRPPVRSDKQRNKKGPSRLNVPTSYTVASVMKECETLLNRLWSHKSGWPFRTPVDPVMLNIPDYFNVIKHPMDLGTIRSRLCKGEYSSPLDFAADVRLTFSNSIAYNPPGNQFHTMAQGISKYFESGWKSIEKKIPMSKPPVIPLTSSASLESEIPFEVAPMRKKEAAMNDNKLRVEPAKLVMTDGEKKKLGQDLMALEEDFPQKIADLLREQSGSDGQSGEGEIEIDIEALSDEILFMVRKLLDDYLREKKKSMEKSEPCEMEIVHDSGFSNSPLQPSKGDLQIDEDVDIVGGNDPSVSSHPPLKIEKDAACRNNESSSSSSSSSESGSSSSGSCLCEPSSISLE
- a CDS encoding uncharacterized protein (unknown protein; Has 1 Blast hits to 1 proteins in 1 species: Archae - 0; Bacteria - 0; Metazoa - 0; Fungi - 0; Plants - 1; Viruses - 0; Other Eukaryotes - 0 (source: NCBI BLink).), whose product is MLLCLCSKNLADIFNNESIDTIHRYRAKTQFPEKISQECDYQINPMMNSYELHVKIKSNSPKKYLPQRQLAKKLIETLEKPSTESKKRSEEMSSPPPLIESKPLNSSQPNLDGYNYPFDMYRRYLDLTAVKATVQSSESGSLIVLRKDLGAPRVIDADTDRHCLHYFDYFIH